In a genomic window of Rhopalosiphum maidis isolate BTI-1 chromosome 4, ASM367621v3, whole genome shotgun sequence:
- the LOC113547847 gene encoding tetratricopeptide repeat protein 4-like — translation MENILKESGGSKQPITDEERAKLASRLDEDLDNFIDNLQKTPYKDGWKEETWREEMEKHPFFMSKPPEPEDQPSPLVEGLQNLRYDPDDNTPEELATKHKDDGNFNFKCRKYKLAILSYQEGLRLDFQNNELRAQMFNNMSASHYFLKNFRSSLTAAEQALKLKPDYEKTILRAINCCVQLKEFDKCLNFSDKYLEFVPGDDNVIKIKKEVLKSKKIVEMEKRKALKIQKQKEADHTKLLEELNKRKLNIVGKSGPIKELTIFDPRVPGLIKPVHLFENFLVWPVVFLYPEYQTSDMIQEFNESTTFYSHLVEIFAERPEWDVEGKYNADSVNVYFESVNEYKSGTKVTKIDLKTCTLFEALTILRCPIENGTPVFLIFFAGGQFEKEFLEEVPKSAQIQ, via the exons atggaaaatatattgaa agaatCGGGTGGCTCTAAGCAACCAATCACAGATGAAGAACGTGCAAAACTTGCTAGCCGTCTCGATGAAGATTTAGATAATTTCATAGACAATCTACAGAAAACACCTTATAAAGATGGTTGGAAAGAGGAGACTTGGCGTGAG GAAATGGAAAAGCACCCATTTTTTATGTCCAAGCCTCCTGAACCAGAAGATCAACCATCCCCTTTAGTTGAGGGCTTGCAAAATCTTCGATATGATCCAGATGATAACACTCCAGAGGAGTTGGCCACTAAACATAAAGACGAcggaaatttcaattttaagtgtcgtaaatataaattggctATATTGTCATACCAAGAAGGGCTAAGattagattttcaaaataatgagcTCCGTGctcaaatgtttaataatatgtctgcTTcacattactttttaaaaaattttag atCAAGTTTGACAGCAGCTGAACAAGCTCTCAAATTAAAACCAGACTATGAAAAAACCATACTGAGGGCAATAAATTGTTGTGTTCAGTTAAAAGAGtttgataaatgtttaaactttagtgataaatatttggaatttgTACCAGGAgatgataatgttattaaaataaaaaaagaagtgttaaaatctaaa aaaattgtgGAGATGGAAAAAAGAAAAGCTTTAAAGATTCAAAAGCAAAAAGAAGCGGATCATACTAAGTTGTTAGAAGAgcttaataaaagaaaattgaacATAGTTGGCAaaa GTGGTCCGATTAaagaattaacaatatttgatcCAAGAGTGCCTGGTTTAATCAAGCCAGTACATTTATTTGAGAATTTTCTTGTGTGGCCAGTTGTCTTTTTATATCCTGAGTATCAAACTTCTGATATGATCCAAGAGTTTAATGAATCTACTac atTCTATAGTCATTTAGTTGAAATATTTGCTGAAAGGCCTGAATGGGATGTGGAAGGAAAATATAATGCAGATTCAGTAAATGTCTATTTTGAGTCggtaaatgaatataaaagtggtacaaaagttacaaaaatagatttaaaaacatgtactTTATTTGAagcattaacaatattaag gTGTCCAATTGAAAACGGAACACCagtgtttttgattttctttgCTGGAGGACAATTTGAGAAAGAATTCTTAGAAGAAGTGCCAAAATCAgctcaaatacaataa